AAAGTTACTTATTGCTTTTACCATGTTTCTGGTTGGGTTTCAACCAAGGATGTATAAACAAGAAAAATGCAAGCACTTCATATACAACAAATCCCTATGACGAAGACGGGGAAGTAATCATTTAGCTAATCGCTACCTTGTAATGCAAACATGTCATATCCTAACTCAGAATGTGATTTCATCTTTGCTCTAAATCTAAACTATTTAGTTCTTGGCTACTGCATATGAAAACAGGAAACATACCAAAGAAAACCAATCAACGATGCCACTCCGCTACCACATGGTTCGCACCTAAGGGAGGCCTTTCCTAGCTTCCCCATTTGCCTAATTTCAACCAGTTCATATAGATTCTCACCTCTATGgaagtaaataaaaaacaacataGGATCAAAACACATCCACAATCATGCTTATAATCATTTTTTCACATAGACAATAACTTATGCAAAGCATATACTTTCCCATGAAACAAAAAGCATCATAAGCAACCttaatataaacaaaacattgataataaaaaaatatatattttactgcAAATTGTAAGCGTAGCTAAATCCTCCAATggaaaacatcaaaatcatgcCAAAGGAATCATCTAAATAACCCCAAATGTCCATCATTCAGAGAAGAACAATTCTTGATTTGATTAAGTAATAAAAGGTAGTaatcatacaaaaaaaaagaagggctAAGCTCCACCAGTGACCTTCaagaactaaaatgaaaataacatgcAATTAAGGAAACAGAGCTAAATGTTCCATATTTATTACTTACTGTACAAGAACAAgcctattattgttattattgttgttattaccATTTCCCATGCCTCCTCTCAACTCGTCACCACCACCACCGTCCTCCAAATTCTCCACTTCACCTCCCTTGGGCACCGTCACAATTAGCTCCCCATCCTCGTAAACAGCACTCGCCAGCTCCGGCCGTGTCGTCTCCGGCAGCCTGAACCGCCACAtatcaagctccaaatcatccAGCAAACCAAAATCCACCAAACTGTTCGACCTAATCACAATCTTAGTAACCCCAGGATGGATTTCAACCGTATGAGCCCTCACGACATCGCCGATCCTCCCATCCGTCTCCGCCACGAACTTGAAACAGTCAGGGCTTTCCTCCACCGCCACGTCTGCATCCGACCTAAAAGGCAGCTCGAGGACGCGGCTGAAGATGTGGGGTAACCTCCGGAGCTTCTTGTTGGACCCGCCGGTCAACAAGGTCTCAGCTTGAGACCTTGTGGTCCTTGGGTTCATCTCGTATTGGATGGTGATGTTCCTTTTCTTCGGCAACGGAT
The window above is part of the Gossypium raimondii isolate GPD5lz chromosome 9, ASM2569854v1, whole genome shotgun sequence genome. Proteins encoded here:
- the LOC105800526 gene encoding uncharacterized protein LOC105800526 is translated as MILPFPLTNLIRVLIPFQISSLFFKKASLLLLLLIILFLAFFSFDLSSSNLCKKNQKEPKYLIPSKSTMRIHPLPKKRNITIQYEMNPRTTRSQAETLLTGGSNKKLRRLPHIFSRVLELPFRSDADVAVEESPDCFKFVAETDGRIGDVVRAHTVEIHPGVTKIVIRSNSLVDFGLLDDLELDMWRFRLPETTRPELASAVYEDGELIVTVPKGGEVENLEDGGGGDELRGGMGNGNNNNNNNNRLVLVQ